GCATCTTCAGCAAGAGCGGCGTCTCTGCCAGCTTGCGCTCCGCCTCGACCCAGCGGCCATAGGCCTGGCAGTAGGCCGCCAGCACCGCCCGGTCGACCTGCGTCAGAATCCCGATCTCGTTCAGCGTGCCGGCGACCCGCCGCCACTCCGTCTTCGCCGTCGCCGACAGGTGCACAGGACAGGTCGGCTGGGTCGTCGGCGGCTTCGGTTCGCGCCCGTTGACCCGCCGCTTGCCGCGATTGCCCTCGATCAGCTTCAGCGCCGTCGGTTTCGGTTTCCGGCCCCTCATCGCTGCGCCATGATCGGTTCGATCGGGAAGTTGTCCCCTTGCACCCCCCGAGTTTGTCGACTCCTGCGGGTCATTAGGAATGGCTCCTCAAGGCAAAAACCCGCAGGAATGCGGGCTTTGTCGGTAGATTGGTCATGGGGATACCCGGTCGGGAATTTCGCGGTTCTCTGTGTGAAGGACCCGCGCCGGTCCGTGATCGAAGCCCTGTAGAGATTCGACCTCCCCCCCTGTCTGTCTGAACTGTGCGAGAGTGAGGGTGCGGAAGGGAGCCCGTCCCCCCCGAGGGTGTAGAGCCCGTGCGGGAGCATGGGCCCCTTCCGCGTTCCTTGAACCCTGAACAGTTGCTTGGGACCAGCGATCCCGCACGACATGGACAGGAGTTCTTACCATGCCACAAGCCGTCGTTGGCTGCGATCTCTCGCGCGCCTTCATCGATCTGTTCCATCTGCCCGACGGGACAGTCGATCAAATCCCAAACACACCCTCGGCCATCGCGGCCTTTCTCGAGACGCTCGAACGCGATGCCCTTGTCGTCTTCGAAGCAACCAGCGAATGCGATGGCGAACTGATCCGCGTGCTCGCAGGGCAAGGCCATCCCTATTGCCGCGTCAACCCGCGCCAGGCCCGCGAGTTCGCCCGCGCCACCGGCGTGCTCGCCAAGACTGACCGGGTCGATGCCCATCTGCTTGCGCGCATGGGCGCCGTGCTCGATTTGCCCGTCACAATCCCGCTCAGCCCGGCGCGCACCCGTTTGTCCGATTTCCTGAGACGGCGCAGGCAGTTGGTCGAGATGCGAAAGGCCGAAAAACTGCGCCGCCACAGCGCAGGATAACCGGAGATCGCCGCCGCGATCGAAGCGATGATCAATCTTCTCAACGGTCAGATCGCCGAACTCGATCAGCGCATCGCCCGCCTCATCAAGGACGATCCCACTCTGG
The nucleotide sequence above comes from Alphaproteobacteria bacterium. Encoded proteins:
- a CDS encoding phage terminase small subunit P27 family, which encodes MRGRKPKPTALKLIEGNRGKRRVNGREPKPPTTQPTCPVHLSATAKTEWRRVAGTLNEIGILTQVDRAVLAAYCQAYGRWVEAERKLAETPLLLKMPAGYVQVSPWLTISNKQVELMLRLMAELGLTLSARSRLAIRFPTAPRPWEFD
- a CDS encoding transposase, whose amino-acid sequence is MPQAVVGCDLSRAFIDLFHLPDGTVDQIPNTPSAIAAFLETLERDALVVFEATSECDGELIRVLAGQGHPYCRVNPRQAREFARATGVLAKTDRVDAHLLARMGAVLDLPVTIPLSPARTRLSDFLRRRRQLVEMRKAEKLRRHSAG